AATCCGCATATTCATAAGCAGCTCGATGTTTTCAGGCTTTTTCTTGAGCTTAATGCCGGTTTCCTTTTCCATAAAGGCGATAACGTCAAAATCCTTTTCCACCAGGCTGCCCGTCTTCTGGGCTTTCCGCTGAAGCAGCGGCTTGACCTGCTCGTAGTGAGGCAAGGCATAGTTGGCGCCGTACCAGCTATAAAAATCGACCAGGGTATTCCTGTTTTTGCTGAAATAGCGGTCCTCTTTGATAAATTTAAGGATCTCTTCCAGGTCCGCTCCCTGCTTGCCCTTCTGGATCAGCCTGTCGGCCATGGGCTGGGGATGGTAATCATCCATGATTTCTTTGAGTTGGGCACGGCGGCGTTCATCCATGCTTTTGTAAGTGCTATAAAGCCAGTTGTAGTGCGACGCGTAATCGGAGTCGCGGTTCGCCTGTTCCTTCAGGCCTGCCCACATGGCGGGGTCCTTGACGTTGGCCCGGTAAATCTCCTCCGAAGACTCAAAAATGAAGATACTGAAATCTTCGGGTTTAATCACCAAGGAGCGTACCGATTCTGTATCCGAATCCCAGAGGTCACATCCGGGCATAAGCAACAAGGCCGTACCGTAGAAAATCAGCATTCCCAGGACCTTTAGAATCCTTAGCTTCACGACAATCACCTGCTCTAGTGCAAAGTTGTCCCCACAGTCGTACCAGCATGTCTCTCTTTGGTTATTTTACCCATTAAAGATATCGATCATATACTGTTTGGTAATATTCCCAATAAAGGCTTTTTTTTAAGCGGGGGATTCTATACAATTTTACCAGACTTACCAGGCAATAAATAGTATCAACTTAACTGCGCTTGCGTTAATAATTATTTTCGCCGGAGGCCTAAAGGATATCAACCTGCATCTAAAGAATTAGCATTCCATTGCTGTTTGGCGGCGGCAGAATAAGAACAGTTTAACTGAAAGGAAGCTCGTATCTGTGATTAAATTAAGGGAGTTATTGATGCTGGCCGGGATTATGAGTGAAAGGCTGCGAGACCAGAAACCTGATCAAGCGCTCCTATTGCGCTGTCTGGAGCCGCTTTGGCCGTATATTTATCCTTATGGGACGATATCCTACCTGAAGAAACATACCGGCTGCAGCACCGGGGAAATTGACCAAAGACGAACAAAAAAGATGTTAAGAGCTCTAAACGGCTCCAGGCGCATATGGCAAAGTTTTATTATCGGCCTTTGTTACACCTACCGAGAGCGGCACAGCCTGGGGAGGAACCGCGCCCGCCTGGCTCAAAAGGCGATCCGTCTGGAAAAGGCCGTGTCCGCCAGAGAATTGGGAGAGCTGGCCGAGCAGTTTCGCCGGCAGGCGCAGCAATACGCCCGGGTCGTGCAAGAGACTCCCCCCGGGCTTTTTGACCCGGCAGAGGCGGACAACCGGATCAGGCTGGCCAAAACTATCTGCAACGAAGAGAACATACCCCGGTTTCTACTCCTTTGCCGCAGCCTTGATTGTGAAAAACTGCTGAAGTTGGCTTCTCCGGATATACTGAAAACACTGAAGGGCAGGTATGACAACCCAACCCCCCTGACCCTGGCCTTCGACTTACTCCAGGAGCATATCGCTTTAAACGATGGACTCTGGAAACAATTCAAGGCAGTATTGGCAAGCGCAGGCAAGCATAACGCCAATTAATAGGGAAAAATCAAGAAGGCCCCCTTGAGCGAATCTCAAGAGGGCCTTCTTGATTTTTCATCCCCTGCTGATAAACATCGCGGCAATAGCGTCTATTAAACGTCTATGGTAACATTCACCTCTGAAGTAAGGCCTGTTTTGCCGGTGACAGTGATTGATATTTGGCTTGTTCCAAGCAAGCTCAATATCGTTTTTAACCCGCCAAGGCTAATATCCTGTTCTCCAACCAGTTCGTCAACTGAGACGGAGGCAACCCCCTGGTTGAAAGTTATTGTTTTGGTAACTCCCAGCAAACTGAGGCGGGCTTTATCAGCGTCACTGGAAGCGTTAACAGTTATTTCGGTGAATTTGGAAGCATCGGTATAGCTGCCGCCGGTCAGGTTAATGTTGAAGCTGTTGTTGGCGCCGGTTACGGTAACCGGGCTGCCGTCCACCACAAAAGTTACCGATTCGACTACCGGAGCTTCATCTGCGCCACCGCCGCCGGCGCCGCCCCCGCCACCGGCGGCAGGCTGCTCAGCGCTGGTTTCGGTGGCTAAAGGTACGTTATGCGGCCCGGCATGGCCCACTGATAAATTATCCTCGATTTTGACCGTTTCACTACCTTCCTCGCCCGAAACAAAGCGTACCAGGTAGTTCCGGTCGGGTACCAGCGCTACCGAGTATTGGCCGTTAACATTTGTACTTGTAATGAAGGTGGGGTTGGTGGTAAAAGTCAGAGTAGCGTTTTTCACGGGGTTACCGTCCTTATCCTTCAACTCGCCGGTCAGCACGGCAGCGGCCTGCAGTTCAAGATTAACGACGGTAACTTGATCTTCATACACCTGCACATCACTCCGGTAGGCGACTTCCTGATCGGTAACTGCAGTCAAATCGTAGGAGCCCGGTTCCAGATCCAATTTAAAAGTACCGCCGGTATCAGTTTTTGCTATTTCCAATACTTCATAACCGCCGGCAGCATAAACTCTTACGACCGCATTTTGCACGGCCGCATTTTTATAAACCGCCTGGCCTTCAATACCGGTTTCTTGAACCGGTGGAGTAAATTCCAGCGCCCGCTCCAGGGAGACAACCGCTTCAGCCCTGCTGATATTTTTTTGCGGCTGGAAAGTGTGATCCGGCATACCAACCATCAACCCGTCCCGGACAACCGCGCCTACGCTGCCGTGGGCCCACTGTGCAATCAGGCCGGCGTCCTTGATTTGATCAAGTTCCCCGGCAGCCGGCGCAAGTTTTAATAATCTCACTAAAATAGCGGCCGCCTCCTGGCGGGTGATGCTGAGCCCGGGGCCAAAGCTGCCGTCGGGATAACCGGAGATATACCCTGCGGCGGCTGCGGCGGCCACTTCACCGTAATACCAGGTTCCAGGCTGAACATCCGCAAACCGCAGGCCGGAGGCCGCCGGCTCCACGGCGAAAGAGCGGTTGACCAGCGCCACAAATTCCGCCCGGGTAATCTGCCGGTCGGGCTTGAATGTCCCGTCTTCATAGCCTGCGACCAGGCCCTGCTCAACCCATTTGTTTATTTGCCCTGCGGCCCAGTGGCCCTGCAGGTCGGAAAACCCGGCCGCAAAGGCGTAACCGCCGGCGGTAAAAAGCAATAATAATGTAACTATTGCCACACTTGCAGCCTTTTTGCCCATTATTACAGTACCTCCTAATTTATATTCGCAATGCTGGTGGTATCTATTATCGGGCCGCGTGCAAAAGCCGGGAAAAAAACCGCGACCGCCTTAATGGCGTGCGGTTTTCTTCCTCAAAAAGAAGCTATTTGCTAATGTTAATATGTTTCATCTATTTTAGCGCGTTGACGATTACCGTGACCGCCTCCGCCCTGGTGGCATTGGCCTGAGGTTTAAAGGTGTTATCCGGATATCCCTGGATGATGCCTGCTTCCACTGCCGCGGCGACCGCATCCTTCGCCCAGTCGGAAATGCTTGCGGCGTCACCAAAAGGTGTTCCGTCGGATACAGCGGCAAGTTGCGCCGCTCTGGCGATCATGACCGCCATCTGCTCACGGGTAATTAAATCGTCCGGGCCAAAGGCGACATCATTATAACCTTTGATGATCCCGTAAGAAGCTGCCGTTGCAATGAAGTCCTTCGCCCAATGGCTGCCGGTATCGGTAAAGACTTTGCCGCTCTGCGGAGCCAGGCCGAACGCTTTTACCAGCACGGTTGCAAACTCAGCCCTGGTAATATTATTGTCCGGCTTAAAGCTGCCGTCGGGATAGCCGGTAATGGCGTCCCTGGCCACCAACTGTTTGATGTTATCCTCCGCCCAGTGGCCGGCAATATCGTTCAGGGATACGACAGGCGGTTCTTCTTCTTCTTCCTCCTGCATAGCCAGCACCGCGAACTTGGTGAAGTGGTCTATGGTTACCGAGATGGTATTGTCGGAAACGTCGCCGCCCAAGTCGACCCAACTGCCTGCTGTTTCATCGTAGTATGCCGCTATCGGTTTTTCGCCCGGGTCCAGAGCGGCCGGATCGAATGTGAAGGTGAGTGTAACGCCCGGCTCATTGAACGTGTAGTTCGACTTTCCGTCTATGCTCAACGCGTATACATCACCAAGCAGCCTGAATCCGGAGGGAACCGCCGGTGGTGTTGTGACTACTCTTTCCAATAAGACTTTTACAGTTGCTGTGCCCTTCAGGGCGCCGGCAGGAATTTCCAGTTTCACCGCGTCGGCCAGTTCCACCGTGCCTCCTTTAGAGGGAACGATACTAACGCCGGGGAGAGTGCCGCCGCCACCGCCACCGCCGCCTCCTCCGGAACTGGTGGGTTTGTACACTATAAATGTGGTGAAGTGCTTGGTCCAGATCACCAGGTCGGCTCCGACGTCCAGCTTGCCGTCTTCTTCGTCGCCCAGTTCTGCATTGGCTGCCGCCTGTGAGTCGGCGCTGATTATTCTGGTGATGGGTACGGGAGCATTATTGCCCCGTTTATAAGCTACCGATTTTCCGGCTTGCCCCGGGATAAGGAGCCTTACCGCCTGATCAAAAGTCAATATGCCGTCGGGCAGGCCTATTTCCACCACCGCATTGACAGTACCGTTGCTGATGCTTTCGCTGCTGTTGAGCTTAACTGTAGGCAAGGTGATACTGCCGTCCCAGCCGGCAGGTCCTTTTACGACCGTACCTTGCGGGATCTGCATGGCTATAGTGCCTTGTACAGCGCCCTGCATATTTGATATGACCTGCGCCTGCACAAAGGGGAAGATAGCTTCATTGGTGGCCGGATCAACACTGGCCGCCTGTATTTTCGCACCGGTGACTCCTGCGGGAACAGTAATGGATACAGGTGTAGTGGCGTCCTCCAAGGTTATTGTTCCGCCGGTTGCCGGTGCGGGTAAACCTTTGGGTCTGATTACTGTCAGGGTGTAACCTTTTTCAGTTTCACTTTGCGCGGTTACCGCAACAGTGATCACAGTACTGGAACCCTCGCTCAGCGAAACATCCCCTGAGGCAGTCCCGCTCGCTACAACGGTACCGTTGACCTTAATCACGGCAGCGGCGTCAGCCGCCGTTGGGGTCACGTTAATCCTATCGACACTGCTGTCCACAACAACCGTATACGCGGTGACGGCCGGGGCAAAGGCCGGATCTAATTTGCCGCTGCTTACTGTAAGCTCGCTCAAGTCGGCGTTATCGCTTACATTTCCGATGGTAACAAGGATATCTATCAGCTGCTCCTTCTCTTGAAGGGTCAGGCTATCCCTTAGCGCTTCAACATTAGCCCAATTCAACCCGTATCTGGCCGCAGTTTCAGCAGATATTCCCGTATCTTCGGTGAAAATTGCCTCGAGCTCTGCTTTGGGAATGTCGCCGAACGGGTTAAACGACAATTCCGCAACATCCAATGCGGTCTTAACGACCTCAAAGACTGTAAGTCCTTTAGCCACAAGAGCGCTCTTTAATTCTTGACTAAAACTAGCTTCAACTGTATTGCAAAAACTCACCAGCTTGGGTATTCCACCGGTTTGCAGTTCTTTGATTTTTTCCGGAGTATTTAGTTGCGTCATCACGCTGGTGTAGGCGGATACAATCTGTGCGTTCGTCAGACCCAGGTTTCTGAGCAGTTGTTTCTGTTCGCTATTAAGTATATCCGGTATCGTGCTGCTGTCGACGATGATCCTCTTACCGATATCCAGCGCATCTTGCACCTGCTGCGTACTCAATTTCTGAAATTTAGCGATAAGCGCAGCAATGTCTCCCAAATCGTCTTCGCCAATTGCAGCGTTTGCGACAGGGACATTGCATGTTATCACCGTGCTCAGAAAAAAGATACTCGCCAAAACAAACGATAAGAACTTGAGCTGAACTTTTCTCAATTTACAAACCTCCTTTGAAAAATTTATAGCTATCAGCCCACAATCTTCTATAAGTAACAAATCCTGATGCTATACCACCACCACGTTATAATTGTCGTACTGTTGGGAGTGGTTGTCATGGTAACTTTGGCTCAGATGGCCTCCCCCCTTTCATATCCACACTTTAAATTGATACAACTCTATGGTAAAATATTGAAAAACTACGGTAATCAAGCTGCCGTAGCTAAATGCTTTAGGCTCACAGAGCTGCATCCCTGAATTTCAAAAATATTTATCTATGTGAATCATTTAGTAATTCAACATTAAGAGATAATTTCCCTTCCCTAACTTTAATTTTCGTAATGTATTTTGCAAGCGCATAATTATCCTTTTAAAAAACAAGTCCCTCCCCGGCAGTGGACGGGAAAGGCGCCGACAAGGGATTTTAACATTCAAGGGATATTATAGTAATCCTAAACCGATTGGAGGGTGGTCAAAGTGGCTGACGCGATAGACAAACTGGTACAGGTTGCCGCACTCTTTGACCTTGCGGAGGCACATATACTGAAAGGGCTGCTTGAGAGTGAAGGGTTGGAAGTTTTTCTGTTCGACGAGCAAGCGGCCGCCTTTACCCCCATTGTGGTCGGGGGTGTGAGGCTGATGGTGAGGGAACCGGATCTGGAACGGGCGAGGGAATTGCTTAAAACCAGACAACAATAAAAACCACAAGCGTTCTGTATGTATTTTCAGGTAGTTGCCCACACCTCCGGCGGCGCCACGTATTATGAAAACACCAGCCGATGTAGGCGCCATTTCAATCGCACACGGCGCTCGCGCCGGACTTGTGTGGCTAATGTGTAGGTTGAACACTGTACAGTGATTTTCAGGATAAGTGTTGTGCTGCGCCCCGGCGCTGCTGTCTACTGCTGAGCCGGCGCCGGTTCTTCAGGGTTTCTTGACCTGGGCGGACGGGGTCCGTAGTACTGGTAGTAGTGACATTCAATCCGCCCGTTGT
This region of Pelotomaculum schinkii genomic DNA includes:
- a CDS encoding DUF2007 domain-containing protein, with the protein product MADAIDKLVQVAALFDLAEAHILKGLLESEGLEVFLFDEQAAAFTPIVVGGVRLMVREPDLERARELLKTRQQ
- a CDS encoding S-layer homology domain-containing protein — encoded protein: MRKVQLKFLSFVLASIFFLSTVITCNVPVANAAIGEDDLGDIAALIAKFQKLSTQQVQDALDIGKRIIVDSSTIPDILNSEQKQLLRNLGLTNAQIVSAYTSVMTQLNTPEKIKELQTGGIPKLVSFCNTVEASFSQELKSALVAKGLTVFEVVKTALDVAELSFNPFGDIPKAELEAIFTEDTGISAETAARYGLNWANVEALRDSLTLQEKEQLIDILVTIGNVSDNADLSELTVSSGKLDPAFAPAVTAYTVVVDSSVDRINVTPTAADAAAVIKVNGTVVASGTASGDVSLSEGSSTVITVAVTAQSETEKGYTLTVIRPKGLPAPATGGTITLEDATTPVSITVPAGVTGAKIQAASVDPATNEAIFPFVQAQVISNMQGAVQGTIAMQIPQGTVVKGPAGWDGSITLPTVKLNSSESISNGTVNAVVEIGLPDGILTFDQAVRLLIPGQAGKSVAYKRGNNAPVPITRIISADSQAAANAELGDEEDGKLDVGADLVIWTKHFTTFIVYKPTSSGGGGGGGGGGTLPGVSIVPSKGGTVELADAVKLEIPAGALKGTATVKVLLERVVTTPPAVPSGFRLLGDVYALSIDGKSNYTFNEPGVTLTFTFDPAALDPGEKPIAAYYDETAGSWVDLGGDVSDNTISVTIDHFTKFAVLAMQEEEEEEPPVVSLNDIAGHWAEDNIKQLVARDAITGYPDGSFKPDNNITRAEFATVLVKAFGLAPQSGKVFTDTGSHWAKDFIATAASYGIIKGYNDVAFGPDDLITREQMAVMIARAAQLAAVSDGTPFGDAASISDWAKDAVAAAVEAGIIQGYPDNTFKPQANATRAEAVTVIVNALK
- a CDS encoding S-layer homology domain-containing protein, yielding MGKKAASVAIVTLLLLFTAGGYAFAAGFSDLQGHWAAGQINKWVEQGLVAGYEDGTFKPDRQITRAEFVALVNRSFAVEPAASGLRFADVQPGTWYYGEVAAAAAAGYISGYPDGSFGPGLSITRQEAAAILVRLLKLAPAAGELDQIKDAGLIAQWAHGSVGAVVRDGLMVGMPDHTFQPQKNISRAEAVVSLERALEFTPPVQETGIEGQAVYKNAAVQNAVVRVYAAGGYEVLEIAKTDTGGTFKLDLEPGSYDLTAVTDQEVAYRSDVQVYEDQVTVVNLELQAAAVLTGELKDKDGNPVKNATLTFTTNPTFITSTNVNGQYSVALVPDRNYLVRFVSGEEGSETVKIEDNLSVGHAGPHNVPLATETSAEQPAAGGGGGAGGGGADEAPVVESVTFVVDGSPVTVTGANNSFNINLTGGSYTDASKFTEITVNASSDADKARLSLLGVTKTITFNQGVASVSVDELVGEQDISLGGLKTILSLLGTSQISITVTGKTGLTSEVNVTIDV